From the Endozoicomonas sp. Mp262 genome, the window GGCCATTATCCTGGGTATTCTCTGTAACCTGCTGGTGTGCCTGACCTACTGGCTCAGCCTGAGCGCCCGCACCGCCGCCGGAAAAATGCTGGCCTGTATTCTGCCGGTTGCCGCATTTATTGCTGCCGGTTTTGAGCACTCCATTGCCAATATGTACCTGCTGCCCATGGGACTGATTATCAAGCATATCGCCACCCCGGAATTCTGGGCCATGATTGGCTACAGCCCCAGTGACTTTGCCAATATCAACCTGCACAACGTGCTGATGATGAACCTTATTCCGGTGACTATCGGTAATATCATCGGTGGCGGTGTGATGGTTGGCCTGAGCAACTGGTTTGTATTCCTGCGCAAGCAAGGTTAATGATTCCCGGTATCGCGAAAGCCTGAATTTTCTCCACCGTCATGCCGGATAAATCCTGTACAATCCCTGTACAGGGTGACGGCATTGAGTCCATGTCAGGCTTTTGTGACAACCTCTCCCCCACCGGGAATACAACAAGGGAGCTTTCCCGAGAAAAGCGTCTATATATCAAGAGTCCGAAAAAAATTCCGGCGACCATAAGCGAAGCAAACAACAGAGCCCAAGGCATGAATAAAAAACCACTATTAATCTACCTCCACGGACTGAATAGCGCACCCCAGTCCACCAAGGCACAATTAGTAAAAGACTACATTGATAGCAACCGGCTGGATATTGAGTACTGGATTCCCAGGCTACCCCACTGGCCCGAAGAAATAAGGTCACTCATACTGGATACCCTGTTACCTCAAATTCACCTGCGTCCTGTTTATATTATTGGCAGCTCCCTGGGGGGATTTTTAGGCACCTGGTTACAGGATCATATCTACCGCGTAACTGAAACCATCTGTCCCAAGCTGGTGCTGATAAACCCGGCAGCCCGGCCCTTTGAACTCTTTGAAAACTATCTGGGCACTCAGGAAAATTTATACACCGGGGAACGCTGGGAGCTGACCATAAACCATGTTAAGCAACTCCGGGCCATGGAAGTAAAAAACGTACTTAATCCAAAAGCCATCTTTTTGCTGGCACAAAAAGGCGATGAAACCATCGACTATCGTCAGGCAGTAGAAAAATACCAGGGGTGCCAGCGTATGATTCAGGAAGGCGGTAGTCATACCTTTGATAATTTTTCCGGCGTGCTACCGGATATCTTCTCATTCCTTGCGGATAGAGTGATTTAACGTGGTGTTAGCAAAAGGAATGGTTAGTGGAGAGCATGCCACCAAACCGTTCACGATTCCTCCAGCAACACACAAGCCCCATTCTGCAATAACTCTGCATATTTCCCTGTGGTAAACCAGCCATGATTAAACACAGACCGGGTTAAAGAGGCATTATCTGAATATTCCGAGAACAACTGGGGGCTACGCACTTCCAGAATACCCGGGCCTGACTGGGTCACCTTACCCTGTTCATCCACTAAACGAATACTGACGCCTGGCAAAAGCTGTGCCTCCACACCCCGGGAGCACAGGTCACTACTTCCTGGAGAGAACAATGCACCGGTTTCTGCCAGACCATACCCTGCCATCAGACAGAGTCTGTCCGCTTCAGATCCCTTGGTGATTATCTCCGGCAATACCTTCCATGAGGAGTCAACCATCGCCAGTTTAAGGCAGTGGCCAGTGGCTTGATGACGGGTCACGGTCTGCCAGTAGCCCATCATGCTTAATGCTTCAGGATAGTCAGTTATTACCAGCTGCGGCATATTATGATCAAAACCCGACCTGTAACCATCACCCCTAGCAATCAATTGACAGGTTGCCCCCGCTGCCATAACCGCCAATACACCAAACAACCCAAAGGCATGGCTAAATGGCATCATAGAAAACACACGGTCTCCCGGCTGCACGGCCCAAACCCGACCAAGGATATTAGCCCGTGCCGCCAGGGCCCTGAAGGAATAAGAAACGGCTTTTAATGCTTCGGCTTCCTGACCCAGACACTGAATCATGGCACATTGATCCAAAGGCATCGTTTTTAAGGGCAAGGGAGAATAGTTATCCCCAAGGCTAATACAGCCCAACCCCTTTAACTCTGCCCGGGTACAGTAATCTTCAAATTCGGGTGAACCAGAGACCAGGCGTTCCCCCCCCAGCTTGCCGAGATGCTCCTTTAACACCGTCCGCATTAACAGCGGGTTATAGGACACAGCAATGGCTCCGGCAAGCCAGATACCCAACATCGTGATAATGACACTGCCTCTTTCAAAGGCTATGCAGGCAACCGCTTCACCGGGTACAACCCCCTCTGCCTTGAGCAGTGCCGCCAGGCAACGTGCCTGCTGAACTATATCGCCATAACTGTAGGCCTTCTCACCATCAACAATGGCTAACCTTTGCGCCGGGTGGCCAACAATACTTGAAAGAAATGACACAGGCCATCACTCCAGAAGATGGACATCAAGCCAGTATAGACAGCCTCCTGGTCTGGATGTTTCATAAGGGGAGTATCAGGTTCTATTCTCTATTGCCAGTAACGGAGTGTTTGAGTCAAGGCCGTTTGATTCGATACACTTGGAACTATCAGTCATCAAAAACCATGAACTGAGAAGCCGCGTATTGCTCCCAAGGGGCTATTTCCCCGAAAAAAGCAGTGACTCCAGGGCCTCTTTTCATGGTACAAGGAATCCATGCGTAACGACTACACAGCAGAGGCCATTGAGGTCCTCAGTGGCCTGGACCCGGTTCGCAAGCGGCCAGGCATGTACACAGACACCACCCGTCCCAATCACCTGGCCCAGGAGATTATCGATAACAGCGTCGATGAGGCTCTGGCTGGTCATGCCAGTCATATCAAAATCACCCTGTTCAAGGATCACTCCCTTGAGGTCACGGATAATGGCCGGGGGATGCCTACGGATATTCACCCGCAACACGGCATATCCGGTGTTGAGCTGATCCTGACCCGGCTTCATGCCGGTGGTAAGTTCTCCAACAAGAACTACCAGTTTTCCGGCGGCTTGCACGGCGTTGGTGTTTCGGTTGTCAATGCCCTTTCCTCCCGGCTGGAAGTGGCGGTCAAACGCCAGGGCAAAGTCTTCAGTATTGCCTTTAAAGATGGCTACAAAGATGCTGAGTTGGAACAAATCGGCACCTGTCGTAAACGGGAGACAGGTACAACGGTACGCTTCTGGCCCAACGCCAACTACTTCGATTCGGCAAAATTTTCTGTCACCCGGCTCATGCATGTGCTGAGAGCCAAGGCAGTATTGTGTCCCGGACTCAGGGTTGAGTTTGAAGACCAGCACTCCGGTGAAACCACCGACTGGTATTATGAAGACGGCCTCTGTGACTACCTGAAAAGCGCCACCCATGAATATACCACTATCCCTGCCGAACCCTTTACCGGTTCACTCACCGGTGAAAAAGAAGCGGTGGACTGGGCGGTACAATGGCTTCCTGAGGGTGGAGAACTGTTGGCTGAAAGCTACGTCAACCTGATTCCCACCCCGCTGGGGGGAACCCATGTGAACGGTTTGCGTTCCGGCCTGCTGGATGCCATCAGGGAGTTCTGTGAATTCCGCCACCTGTTACCCCGTGGGGTCAAACTGGGGCCTGATGACCTCTGGGAAAACTGTGCCTATGTGCTTTCCACTAAACTGGCCGACCCGCAATTCTCCGGACAAACCAAAGAACGGCTGTCCTCCAGAGAGTGTGCCGGCTTTGTGTCCGGAGTGGCCAAGGATACCTTTGGCCTCTGGCTGAACCAGCACACAGCTGAAGCGGAACTGTTGGCAGAGCTCTGCATCAACAACGCCCAAAAGCGGATGCGCAAAGCCAAAAAGGTATCCCGTAAAAAGATCACCCAGGGGCCAGCCCTTCCCGGAAAACTGGCGGACTGCTCCAGTCAGGATATGAGCCGTACCGAGTTATTCCTGGTGGAGGGTGATTCCGCCGGAGGCTCTGCCAAACAGGCAAGGGACAGGGAACATCAGGCCATCATGCCCCTGCGGGGAAAAATCCTGAACACCTGGGAAGTGGATTCCAGCGAAGTGCTTTCCTCCCAGGAAATACACGATATTTCAGTGGCACTGGGCGTCGATCCCGGATCTGATAATCTGAATGGACTTCGCTACGGTAAGGTTTGCATACTGGCGGATGCGGACTCCGATGGCCTGCATATTGCCACCCTGCTCTGCGCCCTGTTTGTCCAGCACTTCCGCCCTCTGGTGGAAAGCGGTCATATCTATGTGGCCATGCCGCCTCTCTACCGGATTGATGTGGCCAAGGAAGTCTTCTACGCTCTGGATGACGCAGAAAAAGAAGGGGTACTGGAACGCATCAAGGCAGAAAAGAAAAAAGGAAAAATCAACGTCCAGCGTTTTAAAGGACTAGGCGAGATGAACCCCCTGCAGTTAAGGGAAACCACTATGTCTGCCGACACTCGTCGTCTGGTTCAACTCACTCTGGATGATTTCGAGTCAACCATACAGAACATGGATATGTTACTGGCGAAAAAACGCTCCTCTGACCGGAAAGCCTGGCTGGAGTCCAAGGGGGATCTGGTGGAAATTTCCTGAGTGTTTGTTGGAAACACCATAAGCTGGTGTTTCCAACAAGTGTGGTGAATATATGAGTAAAATTTTCTGGACTTTGTTAGCAGTAGTCGCTTTTACCCTTTTAACGGCAAAAGAACTGAATGTCAGAATTCAACCCGGCAATAGCTACCTTACCTACAGCTTCCCACGCTGGGCAGAACACCCATGGTTTGAGTATGACAGCAGAAATAACTAGCGCAGGGAAGCGTGAATATCCATACAGCTATTGAATAAGTTGAAAGACTCGTATGCATTCCCAGCGGAGAGAGGGTGTCGTGGAACTTAGTTCAGCGTGAAAAACCGGGAACTGTCTCTCTTTCTTTTCACCACAGCACCCTCGGGACGCTGGGAACGAGGCCAGATTTATTAATAAGCCAAAGCCGTTAAACTCCTTCCCTGTTCAGTGTCAGGTTATAGAAGACCTGGCGCTGCTCCTTACTGGCTACCTTTATTCTTCTTTTTAATCTTTATTCATGCTTATATAGCAATCAATTTATTTTTTCCCACCTGAATTCAAGTCATAAATGCATAACCCATGACTTTTCTTGCATTCACTCCAGTTAACTCTTTGAATGCCTCATATGGTGTTTTGTAACCGAGGCATTTCCTGGGCCTGCTGTTCAGCTTGTCTACCGCAATGATAACGTCTCTTTCTTTGACGTTATGAAGCTCCATTGATTTGGGAAAGTACTGCCTGAGCAGCCCATTGGCATTCTCATTCTGGCCTCTCTCCCAAGAGTGGTAGGGCACAGCAAAGTAGCTGTCGCAGCTCAAGGCTTTGTTGATTGCTTCATGCTGAGCAAATTCCTTACCGTTGTCGTAAGTGATCGTTTTAACAAACCTTTTCAGGGGCTTGAGTGTATCAATCACTGCCTGTTTAACCGCTTTTGCTTTCTTTCCTGGCAGCGGAACAGCAAGGCGCAGTTTAGTCTTTCGCTCATCCAGTGTGGCAATGGCACCCTTATGGTTTTTGCCGATTACGGTATCCGCCTCCCAGTCACCAACACGCCCCCTGTTGTTGACGATCTCCGGGCGCTCTTCAATACCTACCCGGTTAGGTATGCCTGTTCGGTTATGAGCTGAACCATATCGCTTTCGGTACGTTTTTTTCTGATGGCGCAAGTGTTTATACAGGGTACCGTCAGTGCGCTTATCATCCTCTATGAACTGGTAAATCGTCTCATGATGCAACTTGATTATCCCTTCTTTTTCAAGCCTTCCAGCCACTTGCTCAGGACTCCAGTCAGCCCGGATATCTTGAGCAATCCGTCGCTTAATATCTTCCGTCAACTTCACCGCCTTGGGTTTTTCCTTATGACGCTGTTGAGCCTTACGATGAGCCTGCTGGTGCCTGTAACCACGCTGCCCTGTGTTGCGTCCTAACTCCCGTGACAGCGAACTCTGTGAACGCCCGAGTTTTTCTGCAATTTTATTTTGAGAAGTCCCATTTTTCAGTTCGATTTCGATATAATGTCTCTCTTCAGAGCTAAGGTGCTTAAAGGCCATCCTTGGCGTCCTCTGTTTGGTTTGGTTGCTTAACAGAGTACCCCTGAGTTCTGATTCACTTCAAAGGCTCTGTAACAACCCTCTGGTTACAGAGGTTATGCATTTATGATACAAATTCAGGTTATAATACGAGTCTGCAATTACAGGGGTATCATGAATACCCCTTATTGATCTTCAAGCAGCAGACCAAACTAGCAATCGCAGCATATACCATTATCCGAAGCCATAATCTGACCTAAATCATTTCCTATTAACTACCAGGCTGTACAAAATTTAGGACTTGACACTATTTTGATAACTTTAGAAGACGTCTAATCAGTTTTTTCAACTTTTTCCATTGACATGAGCCAACACTTTGCAACATGTGCGCCTCTATTATATTGCTCAGTGAGTGGAAGACTTGCCCCAGGCTGCTTCATCCTTAAACACCTTATGGCGAAGGACCCGACTTTTTTCACAGACAGCGATGCCTGTTGAGTCAATATAGGAAAC encodes:
- a CDS encoding esterase; this encodes MPDKSCTIPVQGDGIESMSGFCDNLSPTGNTTRELSREKRLYIKSPKKIPATISEANNRAQGMNKKPLLIYLHGLNSAPQSTKAQLVKDYIDSNRLDIEYWIPRLPHWPEEIRSLILDTLLPQIHLRPVYIIGSSLGGFLGTWLQDHIYRVTETICPKLVLINPAARPFELFENYLGTQENLYTGERWELTINHVKQLRAMEVKNVLNPKAIFLLAQKGDETIDYRQAVEKYQGCQRMIQEGGSHTFDNFSGVLPDIFSFLADRVI
- a CDS encoding acyl--CoA ligase, whose product is MSFLSSIVGHPAQRLAIVDGEKAYSYGDIVQQARCLAALLKAEGVVPGEAVACIAFERGSVIITMLGIWLAGAIAVSYNPLLMRTVLKEHLGKLGGERLVSGSPEFEDYCTRAELKGLGCISLGDNYSPLPLKTMPLDQCAMIQCLGQEAEALKAVSYSFRALAARANILGRVWAVQPGDRVFSMMPFSHAFGLFGVLAVMAAGATCQLIARGDGYRSGFDHNMPQLVITDYPEALSMMGYWQTVTRHQATGHCLKLAMVDSSWKVLPEIITKGSEADRLCLMAGYGLAETGALFSPGSSDLCSRGVEAQLLPGVSIRLVDEQGKVTQSGPGILEVRSPQLFSEYSDNASLTRSVFNHGWFTTGKYAELLQNGACVLLEES
- the parE gene encoding DNA topoisomerase IV subunit B, with product MRNDYTAEAIEVLSGLDPVRKRPGMYTDTTRPNHLAQEIIDNSVDEALAGHASHIKITLFKDHSLEVTDNGRGMPTDIHPQHGISGVELILTRLHAGGKFSNKNYQFSGGLHGVGVSVVNALSSRLEVAVKRQGKVFSIAFKDGYKDAELEQIGTCRKRETGTTVRFWPNANYFDSAKFSVTRLMHVLRAKAVLCPGLRVEFEDQHSGETTDWYYEDGLCDYLKSATHEYTTIPAEPFTGSLTGEKEAVDWAVQWLPEGGELLAESYVNLIPTPLGGTHVNGLRSGLLDAIREFCEFRHLLPRGVKLGPDDLWENCAYVLSTKLADPQFSGQTKERLSSRECAGFVSGVAKDTFGLWLNQHTAEAELLAELCINNAQKRMRKAKKVSRKKITQGPALPGKLADCSSQDMSRTELFLVEGDSAGGSAKQARDREHQAIMPLRGKILNTWEVDSSEVLSSQEIHDISVALGVDPGSDNLNGLRYGKVCILADADSDGLHIATLLCALFVQHFRPLVESGHIYVAMPPLYRIDVAKEVFYALDDAEKEGVLERIKAEKKKGKINVQRFKGLGEMNPLQLRETTMSADTRRLVQLTLDDFESTIQNMDMLLAKKRSSDRKAWLESKGDLVEIS
- a CDS encoding IS30 family transposase, producing MAFKHLSSEERHYIEIELKNGTSQNKIAEKLGRSQSSLSRELGRNTGQRGYRHQQAHRKAQQRHKEKPKAVKLTEDIKRRIAQDIRADWSPEQVAGRLEKEGIIKLHHETIYQFIEDDKRTDGTLYKHLRHQKKTYRKRYGSAHNRTGIPNRVGIEERPEIVNNRGRVGDWEADTVIGKNHKGAIATLDERKTKLRLAVPLPGKKAKAVKQAVIDTLKPLKRFVKTITYDNGKEFAQHEAINKALSCDSYFAVPYHSWERGQNENANGLLRQYFPKSMELHNVKERDVIIAVDKLNSRPRKCLGYKTPYEAFKELTGVNARKVMGYAFMT